GGAAGTCGAGCAAGGTCAGTCCTCTGTCGTTCGGCGGGCGGCCGCGCCGCTCACCACTGTGGGCTCATCATGCCGGATGCCGGTGGGCTCGCTCGGCGGAGCGGCCGCACCGGGCCGGAAGTCCTCGGGGTGGACGTCGTGACGTCCGGCCCACGTCGAAGGAACGGGGTCGACCCCGCCCGGGTTCCACGGGTGGCAGCGCCCGATGCGCCGGGCCGCCAGCCAGGTGCCGCGCACCGGTCCGAAGCGGGTCAGGGCCGTCACGGCGTACGCGGAGCAGCTCGGGTAGAAGCGGCAGGTCGGGGGCCGCATCGGTGAGATGACGCGCTGGTAGGACCGCACCCCGAGCACGAGGGGGCGGGCCAGCAGCCTGCCGACCCGGCCGGCGCCGTCATGGGCACCGACCTCCGGGGCCCGGTCCGCGCTCATCCGGCCGGTCCGGTCGCGGCGCGTCCATCCAGGCTGGTCGTCCGGCTCGTCGCCGGGCCGGCGGCCCGCGTCCGCTGCTCCAGCTTGCGCACCGCCGACTCGAGCTGCGTCGCGAGCGACGCCTCCAGCTCGTCCCAACCGGCTTGCGCCGAGGCGGGGTTGGCCCGCACGACGACGTCGACCCCGTGGGGGATGCCGGTCAGCCGGCTCGCGGTGGCCGCGCGCAGTCGCCGCTTGGTGCGGTTTCGCACCACGG
This is a stretch of genomic DNA from Terracoccus luteus. It encodes these proteins:
- the yidD gene encoding membrane protein insertion efficiency factor YidD produces the protein MSADRAPEVGAHDGAGRVGRLLARPLVLGVRSYQRVISPMRPPTCRFYPSCSAYAVTALTRFGPVRGTWLAARRIGRCHPWNPGGVDPVPSTWAGRHDVHPEDFRPGAAAPPSEPTGIRHDEPTVVSGAAARRTTED
- the rnpA gene encoding ribonuclease P protein component; its protein translation is MLPARHRLRERADFTSAVRGSGAVRAGGRLIVVHANRADARADSPPRVGFVVSKAVGNAVVRNRTKRRLRAATASRLTGIPHGVDVVVRANPASAQAGWDELEASLATQLESAVRKLEQRTRAAGPATSRTTSLDGRAATGPAG